A region of the Scatophagus argus isolate fScaArg1 chromosome 6, fScaArg1.pri, whole genome shotgun sequence genome:
atcttcatcctcactgCTCTGCAGCAGGCTGATCACTTTTGTATTCTGGACAATGATGTCTTTAGGTTGCTGTTCAGGGACAGAATCCACTGTGATGCTGTGCTGCCGGCTGGACGTTACCTGAACAGACTCATCTTGGACCTCACTGGAGTCAACCACCTGCTGAGTATCACTGTTCAATGTGCtgatttccattttctcctcctcactaGGCCGGGTATCCACAACAGCACCCTCATCTCCCTGTGATGGATGGGCGTCGACACCGAGTACTTCCATGGCTTCCCTCTCTTCAGTCTTCTCTGTGGTTTCATTAGTGCTCTGGCATAACGCTACTGTAACTGACTGGCGTGGTTTTAACGGTTCTGATGATGGGACTGTTTTCTGCATCACCTCCATCTTTGAGGTGTACCCATCCTTATTTTCAGCACACAGCTCCGCCTGCTGGTGGCTAACCGTCACTGCAGGTTTACCAACAGCTTCTTTGGCACAGCCAGGGATGCCTGATGATGTGTCTTCCACTGACATGACAGATACTCCCTTTCCCCCTCTTACTGTATCTCTCTGATCTGATGTGAGATCAGTACTGTTCAcaccatctttctctttttcttccagtgttttgctctcattttccTCCAACAGCGTGCAGTCTAAGTCCTCAGCGATCATTGTACTCTCTAACCTCGAATCATTTAATGAGGTGTCCTCCTCGGCTGGCTCAACAGCTTTTTCTACAACAATACTAAGATGCTTGACTGAGCGCCTGGAGGCTGGAGGGCCACGACTGCTGTTCCCTGAGCCCGTCCCTCTGCTTCGTGTGGAGCGGGGGCTGCCCACCGGGGAATGTACGTCAGTCAGCTCAGAGTCCGAGTCCACAGCTTTGGCCTTTCCCTTTCTACGATACGTCGAGGGCCCAGACTCAAACCCTTCAGAGTCACAAGACTGGGGCTCGCTCACATCCGCAGTAGCTGTAGACCTCCCTCTTGCTGCCCGGGTCCTTCGACCTGCTGGGACAGGGGAGAGAGAGCTTTCCGAAGCTTCGTCTAAGTGGATGGGGATGGGACCTGTTTGCCTTCGGGATCTCGCAGCCCTGCGGCTGGTGGACTTAGAAAGGCCGGCTCCTGAGGCACTGGACATGTAGCTGTCAGTGTCTGAGATCTCCGAGTCCTCAGTTTGTTGTTTGGCAGACGTTCTGGTGCGAGCAGATTTTCTCTGACTTCTGGTGACCCTCTGGGATTCAGacaccacagagctgcaggacTCAGCCTCCAGCACCAAGTCAACTTTGACGTCTCCTCCATCAACATGAGGAGGAATCTTCTTCCTCCGTGTACTTCTTGTACTCTGGCCAGCCCTGGATGCAGATACTGCAGAAGAGCATGATTCCACCTCAGATATCTCCTCATCTTCCTGACTCACTACGCGGGgctgtctcctcctccccctggtGCGTGTTATCGGAAGTTCCATGTCGGACACCGCAGAGCATAAGGACTCCACATCTGATATGTCTGCTTCATGGGTGGAGCCCACAGGTGTGGAGGGCTGCTCTGGACTGTGGAGTCTGGATGCTCTGGTACATCTTTTCACCGAGTTGGGTGGAGATGCCTGAAGTTCTCCATCGCTTTTTTCAAGCTGGCTGCAAGTCTCCACCAGGCCATGCTGGGTATCTGCTTGTTTAGCAGTACTCCTAGTTCTTCGACCAGTAGAGGGAGTGGCCTGTGTGGCAGTAAAAAGATAGAATTAATAATACACATGGTTTTGTAGCAAATTCCCATTCAAAGCCCAGAAACCAACAAACTTTCTCAACTTCATTATTTCTACAGAAAAACTTAATATTAAGTTTTAAAATAGTTCACAAATACATAGCTTCTACATTCTTTAAAAGAGCCAAAtgaattcctttttttattccaaTAAAAGGATGATTTCAGTTGTATATTTctacacatttggtgctctcATGAGTATGGGAATGACTTGAAATAAAATACTGTCACTGCTGTAAAAGCAAAGTATCACTTGGTGCAAAGGTGTGACTCACTGCGCCATGGCAGAGGACTAACCTGTATCTTGGTTCTCAATATGATCAAttcgttgttgttgttcttaCAAAGCATTTGTTAGgatgaataagaaaaaaatatagaataCCGATATTGACTCATAACCTGAGACAAAGTCGAGTAGGGCCGATATGAGGACAGTCAGAGGGGATTAAATAGTGTTTTCAACGTTTAGGATTTAGCTGCTGGAGTCTGAGGTGTCTCAGTGTCTTTAAAAATCCAAGttaattaaatgtaattcaGCTACTAAAAGCTGGCTTGAAGTTGGCCGGCGCGCACGCTGAACTTCATTTCAACAAGACTGCCGTGAACTGTTCGTTCAGcgctgtgtgtatgtttaatCTGTCTGCCCGTATAGCCATTTCTCCACGCGTGTCACAGCATCGAAACGTTTACAAACTGTGAAGAGACCGACGGTGTCCACGTGAAGGATTTAACAGCTGCACGCGCCGGCCAACAGACACGTCACGGGCTCCATTCACCTCCGAATAAACTCGGGGCATATGCGAATGTAATGCGTCGTCTGTCGTTCATACGTACCTGGACATCAGAGGACTGGACTGGGTTTGTTTTACTTGGAGAGTACACGCGTACTCCTCTCCTGGTGGCCACCATCTTGCATGCTGAGTGGCTCCTGTCGCTTCCGGTGTGAAGGCTACACTCGACTAATCGATAGACGGAAATGAGAAACAGGCCGAGTAGACGATCGCAGAGCCCAACTTCAAGTCGAGAGTTAGTATCAGTCAAAAGACaatcaaagcagagaaaaaattaaaagtggagaaaagtaaacaaaccaaaaaataaagagattaGAGGAGTACAGAGCAGAGACAtaaagagaagcaaaaagaagagaGTAAAAGGTGAGACTAAAATATTACATTCAGGCACAGCttgtggcttgtgatcggagggtcgctggttcgattcccccaccagacaggaaggacaaaaaaaccccaatttgctccccaggttCCTGTTGGTTGTagccctgtgtgtttcactgcatgtgctttactgtgtgttc
Encoded here:
- the dnttip2 gene encoding deoxynucleotidyltransferase terminal-interacting protein 2 produces the protein MVATRRGVRVYSPSKTNPVQSSDVQATPSTGRRTRSTAKQADTQHGLVETCSQLEKSDGELQASPPNSVKRCTRASRLHSPEQPSTPVGSTHEADISDVESLCSAVSDMELPITRTRGRRRQPRVVSQEDEEISEVESCSSAVSASRAGQSTRSTRRKKIPPHVDGGDVKVDLVLEAESCSSVVSESQRVTRSQRKSARTRTSAKQQTEDSEISDTDSYMSSASGAGLSKSTSRRAARSRRQTGPIPIHLDEASESSLSPVPAGRRTRAARGRSTATADVSEPQSCDSEGFESGPSTYRRKGKAKAVDSDSELTDVHSPVGSPRSTRSRGTGSGNSSRGPPASRRSVKHLSIVVEKAVEPAEEDTSLNDSRLESTMIAEDLDCTLLEENESKTLEEKEKDGVNSTDLTSDQRDTVRGGKGVSVMSVEDTSSGIPGCAKEAVGKPAVTVSHQQAELCAENKDGYTSKMEVMQKTVPSSEPLKPRQSVTVALCQSTNETTEKTEEREAMEVLGVDAHPSQGDEGAVVDTRPSEEEKMEISTLNSDTQQVVDSSEVQDESVQVTSSRQHSITVDSVPEQQPKDIIVQNTKVISLLQSSEDEDEDEEREVSEEEEEEDLGYMAEEQGGPSSKSDAAGTSVDGLFMIDTRPGQEADEHYYMEKEKATEERAGQEEQDEFVDEEGDDDDEDTNLLFYSRNAQLKEMSSRIDPGIRVKELGGLYINFDGSKSKPVSSSLQKLKEKKIQDEVMKKSVIGPDFEKKDAVPPYSESKQALKLKRRVEREKSTGDGWFNMKAPEITQELKGDLQVLKMRGSLDPKRFYKKNDRDGFPKYFQVGKVVDNPVDFYHSRIPKKDRKRTMVEELLADADFRHNNKKKFQQIVAEKAAQGAGRRNKKKNKLRKK